The genomic interval TCTATATCATTGTCTTGCCTGGCAATATTAATCAATCCCATGACCGAGGCGACAGGAGCCCGCAGATCATGGGAGGTACGGTATACAAAACTATCCAGCTCAGAATTGAGTTGCCATAACTGTTCGTTCTGTTCTTCTACCATTGTATTGGCTTCTAATAATTTTCTATTAGATGATTCGAGTTCGCTAAAAGCAAATGAAAAACGCCTGGTTAATAAAAAAGCTTGTGAAAAAATAAATACAAAAAGGCCTAGTGAAATATAATTGCCTGTATAAATGATCTTGTGTGAATAGAGTAAATCATTAAAAAACGTAAGAACAAAAAACAGGTATCCAAAAAGAAAAGAATAACTTCCTTCCAGATGAAGTATGCAAGCCCTGATAATTACATATAAGCCATATATGGCAATTAGTACGGTAAACAATTGAAAGTAGGTTACGGCTGAAGTAAAAAAGAAAGGTGTGGTAAATAAAGCCATAAAAACATAAATAGCTACCATTGCAAATACTACATATACAACTCTTTTCCCAAATACAGCATTAAAAACTGTGTATAAGAATAGTACAAAAGCTGCTGAGCCCAGAAAAAAGGTAAGGTATTCCAGACGGATTACCCAATCCCAGTCAGGATCAAAAAATAAATGTATGGTGTACTCACCAGTGATAAAAATTCGCAGGGCTATCAGTAAGCAAAAAAGGCTAAAATAAAGTGGGGTTAAATCACGCCTGCGGATAAAAAAAAGTCCTAAATGATATAATGCCATAATTAGGATACTTCCTTCTAACCAGAATTCTACGGCAATGGATTTAAGCCTGCTGTCTCGTATATGGGATTCAAGTCCTAACCTAATAGGTTGCCTGAGTCCACCATTGCTGTAATGAAAATTGGAAACCTGAATAATAATCTCAATCGGATTTTTATTTAGCACAACATCTACCACTTCGGGTTTATACTGTGGCATAGAGATAGAATGACTGTTCGAAACTTTTCCAGAGGAATATACCTGCTGGCCATTCACCCACATATTGGAAGCGGTATAGATGATGGGTACACGGACTGAGAATTGCCCATCCGTAACTTTACTCACTAAAATCAGCAGGCGATAGGTAGCAAAACCATCACCATCTAGATATTTATTATTTATATGATATGAATTCCAGGAATTTGGTACCTGTACCATTTGTACAGTATCAGCAAGGGCTTGTAAAAAATCCTTTGGAGCATAAAGTTTTTCCCAGTAAAATTCCCATTCACCATCCAGGGCTATGGGGCCATGATTGTTAAAATCCCAACTCCGGAGATCAAGAATTCCTTCTTTTGCAATAGGAATCTTTACGGAAGGCTTCGCTGATTGACATGCCGTTAGCAGGCAAAAAATCAGTAACCAATAAAAAGTGAGTCCAGCCTTCATAAATACACCCAATAAAAAGCATTGGTTGAATTCTATATAAATAGCTAAGTTGTATATTCTATTTATACAACACTAAGCTTAGAGAACCAAAAACTATTTTAAAGGCTGGAAGATAGAAATTGAAAAGTATGCCTGTAGCACAATTTCTTCAATTTTCTAACTGTGGTAATAATGCCCTTTAAAAGCTATCATAGACACAGCAGAAATAACTTTTCTATGAATCAGTTAACTCCTTTTGAAACAAAAATTACCAATAAATCGCATCCTTGAAGACACCTGCTTTTTCTGAATGTTGTATGGACGAGAAATTTGCGTGTTAGATGATGTTACTTTAAGGCTTGTAGTTACCTGAAAAGAGTTTACAAATATACTTTCAGGTATCTTAGTTGTAAATATCATCTTTAGCTGTATAGATGTACTATATACTTTACGAATGAGATAAAATCACTTCTATCTATTAAGATTTGCTCTCAAAGTTTATTGCGTATTGTTTGAATTTAATGGTTATACAACCTGCTGCTCCAAATGATGGCTG from Rhodocytophaga rosea carries:
- a CDS encoding 7TM diverse intracellular signaling domain-containing protein, with the translated sequence MKAGLTFYWLLIFCLLTACQSAKPSVKIPIAKEGILDLRSWDFNNHGPIALDGEWEFYWEKLYAPKDFLQALADTVQMVQVPNSWNSYHINNKYLDGDGFATYRLLILVSKVTDGQFSVRVPIIYTASNMWVNGQQVYSSGKVSNSHSISMPQYKPEVVDVVLNKNPIEIIIQVSNFHYSNGGLRQPIRLGLESHIRDSRLKSIAVEFWLEGSILIMALYHLGLFFIRRRDLTPLYFSLFCLLIALRIFITGEYTIHLFFDPDWDWVIRLEYLTFFLGSAAFVLFLYTVFNAVFGKRVVYVVFAMVAIYVFMALFTTPFFFTSAVTYFQLFTVLIAIYGLYVIIRACILHLEGSYSFLFGYLFFVLTFFNDLLYSHKIIYTGNYISLGLFVFIFSQAFLLTRRFSFAFSELESSNRKLLEANTMVEEQNEQLWQLNSELDSFVYRTSHDLRAPVASVMGLINIARQDNDIEQNRHCLELMDKSLNKLDRVIRDIIDYSKNKNLGFDIKKIDFNLGLHEIFASHDFMENAYRIDKSVEWTANDFFYTDQKRIDIILNNLISNAIRYYNPSQQHPFIKVKVSSDSTTALIEVIDNGLGIAKEYQTKIFDMFFRISNHGDGSGVGLYIVKETVQKLSGEISVESELNKGTVFRVKLPNLKYKMNGL